The stretch of DNA AAAATGCTACAAGGCAGTTAGCCTTGTGCACACTCAtcgttgtttgttttgaaagtaGCATGGCCTCGGGGTGACCATCTACCAAGGAGCTGAATGAGCTGTTTGACCGTCATTGTCATGAAGCTTTTGATTTGAGGCGACTGCGTAATAAACTATGTGCTGCTCACAAGATTTGCATGCTGGGACATATTTAGATTTGATCTCTATGCAGTATTTCAATACAGGACTCAATGTCCTCTAAGAGGAATTGCTGACACATACAACATTGGACAGTTGGCACAAAGTGAACACTAATTCAAACATTCAAGAAGCGGAAAATCAGACATCAGACATAATCAGACAAAACACCTCCACCAGCATACTGTGTTGAATCTGTATTGACATGATGGTATTTAGATGACACTGATCCCAACAACTCCCACTTGAAATTCCATGTAAACTAAAacaatgtgttgttttcagcCTTGATAGCACTGTGGTTTTGTAGATGATCTAGTTTATTTCTATAGGATATTTGATATGACAACCATGAACTCACTGTGCTTCAGCATGAAATCatacaagacaaaaacatataaCATGAGttatacaataaatatatatgacaGAATGAGGTATTATTAAAAAGGACAGTAATACTGctcataaaacaacaaaagatttACTGAAATAAAGGCTTgcgaaaacattttttttttgtctctgcttttaaaaaacatgatagcgTTGTAGCAGACCttagttgtgtgttttcccaAATGACTGACAAAATGTAGAATTAATGGTAGATGTACTGTGGATACATTTATTGAATGATCTAGGGACCAGTCCAGTGTATTCAGTGAGCGTGTCAACAACATTGTTAACAACACAGCAgaagtattttaaaaataataataattataataaatcaGCCCTTTCTTGAACTGGGAGCtaaatttaatatatacataataataattaataataattagggATGtctgatattgactttttgccgatatccgatatcaaccgatatggtataccgatatatgcaggcattttttatttttttttttccacccagaCTAATTTTGTGTGCCAACGAGTgagcaagcaacctgttagccacactagctacactctgttattgttttggctccgggtgcggtttgataaggtcatcaatcACGCGccggtaaatgtctcaggaccccacaagcagcagcagtaagagcacgcagcagcacaacccAGGCCTTATGTTATCTGCTTTCATTATCAgtggtaaaaccgataacggtatgaacagatattacaaaaataggctaatatcggccgatattattggttggccgatattatcggacatccctagttataatataaaaaattgTTTATGATCATCTGCAAAACTAACAGCATTTCCATTGGCCTGTGCATTGTCTTTACTGTGTATTAGCACATCAAAATGGCACAAATTGTGCCATAAATGTGGTAATGAACACATGCTAAACATTTCATTAACATTGCTGTACTAAAGTGAAACTCTTGGTCTAATAATTGTTCATTGTTTATCCCAGGATTAAGAGGATCCTTATCAAGACTGCAACTTGATTACGTGGACTTAGTTTTTGCCAACAGAAATGACGTCAATAGTCCGATGGAAGGTCAGTCCCTGATGTTTGAAATGTAGTGTATACTGTTAAAAGCTATTGCTGTGAAGGGATGGAAATCATGCAGTTTAATAAGATGATATGCATTGTGGTTTGCAGAGATTGTTCGGGCCATGACGTTCGTAATAAACCAGGGTATGGCCATGTACTGGGGAACGTCTCGCTGGAGTGCCATGGAAATCATGGTGAATACTGAGCTCTCATTCTAAAAGTCTGACTCCTCGGAAATGTGCTGTTAGCGTTTTCTGCATAAATGCTgattgcagtgttttgtttctgtctgattGGCATCAGGAGGCATATTCAGTGGCACGCCAGTTCAACCTGATCCCACCTGTGTGCGAGCAGGCAGAGTATCACTATTTCCAGAGGGATAAAGTTGAAGTGCAGCTTCCCGAACTCTACCACAAGATCGGTCAGTCATCCTGAGTCTCCCAGCTCTGTTTATCTCTTTTTTAATTGAAGGCTAATTTAGTTTCATTCTCTCTTAATTACATTCTTTCAGGTGTGGGGGCCATGACCTGGTCTCCTCTTGCTTGTGGGTTAATCACAGGGAAGTACAGTGATGGTGTCCCAGAGTGCTCCAGAGCAGCAATGAAGGTCAGTGTGATCTGACCGATGCTTGAAATCAACCTCAGTGTAATTCTCTACCTTGTCAGCGGGGTGCTTCAGTGTGAAATCTGTATCCCTGATTTTATCCATTTTGGTCCTGATGAAGGGATACCAGTGGCTGAAGGAACGAGTGAACAGCGAGGAGGGACGCAGGCAGCTCGCTAAAATTAAGGAACTCCATCTACTGGCAGACAGACTGGGCTGCACTGCAGCTCAGTTAGCTATAGGTATGACCCAGACAGACGGCCTGATTTTACAGTGCAGGCATGCACATTTGGCACGTCAGGCATATTTATGTGGTCGTTGTGTGACTGGAGAATGAGATTGAACTGACTCATATTGAAACAGACTTGAGCAACTATCTTGAGTTACAAAGCTATTGATTCAGATTGTTTACTCTtagtgcacacacagacatagaaAGTGCTATGATTGATTGTGCAGACCAATGGTTAGGCAACAGATCTGAGCTCCATTTACTGCATCACACTAATGTTTCCTGTGCTCCCGGTGTCTGTGTAAAACCACTTTACTCCAGATCAATGACCTTATTAGttaattacatacatttttcCCATCTTTATGTTCAATCAGTGGGGTTTGGTCATTCTTTAGAAGGAAGGTTTTGTCCATTACCGTGTACTGTTAAAGGTCCTCattttttagattagattagattaaactttattgtcattacacatgtaccgATACAGgacaacaaaatgcagtttagcatctaaacAGATGGTGAGACCATATATAGATTTCAGTGAGCAAAATATACATAATGACTGATTGAGGTACCATGAAAATATTATACAGTtggatttgtgcattaaatgtaggtagactataaacaggaactgTAACATAATTTACACTACAGAAAATGACAGATGATGAATTAGGCActacaaaatacagataaagtgagCATTAACCAGTGCACAAATAATAAGAAGTAGCTACCTAATGTTACTGAACTAGTGCAATATTTGGTATGTAGTACTGTGAAAACACATTATTGAAAGTGTTTTACTCAGAATGTTACCTTTAATTCACACAGCAgcttttgtaaaagaaaaaaagaatacattCATGTGCTTTATCTTTGCTTAGTGCTGCTATCGTTcagcttcatttgttttgctcctTTTTGACAGCCTGGTGTCTGCGCAGCGAGGGAGTCAGCTCGGTACTTCTGGGAGTTTCTAACACAGACCAGCTACTGGAGAACCTTGGCGCCCTCCGGGTAATTCTTCTCTTGCCTTCCACACTCAGTTGTTTAAACCAACAGATAGGCTACGTTGTGTGAAATACAATGTGGCAACTGCCAAAACAACAGAACCTAAACAAGACCTGATTGCCATCCTCCGCTCTTCTCCTTTCAGATTTTATCCCAAATGAACCCTCAAACCATAACTGAGATTGATGCCCTGTTGGGAAATAAGCCACACTCGAAGAAAGAGTCACGCGCTTGAAGATGCAAATCTGAGTGACAGATGATGTTTCGAGAGAGGATGAAGACATTGGGAAACATCGCTTTTTGCTCCGCTGTATACTCAACAACTTGCATGTCCTCTGCAACATTATGCTTCCAGTATGCGCACATATCAATGTGGCGCAGTACATTGTATCatgtatggaaaaaaaaaagaaaaagaaaatctctcatttgtgaaaaaaagaaaaaaaaaaacaggtcataTATTGCTCACTGTCCATTGATCACAGACTAATTATTTCTACGTGAGGAGGAGGCTAAAGCTGCTTCCAAGTGTCTGCCGTCCATAGAAACCAAGAGAGGTTGAAAAATAGTCAACTGTCAATCAAATgttttaaagtggaaaaaaaaaatcacacctctgtgctaaaatgctaaaaaagtTTACTGCGTGAATGGTGCTTTCATTGGACATGTGAGTCTCCTGCCCTCGCAGCTGCCTGTTATCCTCTGTGATGTTTAGTATCCCAGCAGCCAGAGATCCAAAGGTTAGTGTGTGTAGCCTAACATTACCCATAGTGTGCATGTGACTGGCCTGCCACGCTCACTGCTTTATTTACAGGGTTGGGAACAATAGATTACTTGTAGAGTCATTACAGCAATCTGACTGTAAAAAAATCCAGTCCGTTATTGCTTCAAAACAACATCAGATCACAtgctttaaaaggaaaaaaagtgtattatagcccaaaaatgtcaaataatcaTTGATTCTCGCACAAATGTTAGGTattacaattttaaaatcacGGATCAATAGTAGGTGATATATTTTGAAAGTAACTTTCCCAACCCTGCTGCTTTCTCAGCAATCTTTTTGCCTCCTCTGTTTGTAAACTGTGCGCATGTCCCTTTAAGAGAGAAAAGCCCTAACAGGGTGTAAATGTGGCATGGCTTCTATGGCTTATGTAGATTTGCAGTGCCCTtgtaagcctttttttttttttttctactctaaATGGTCGAGCAGTTTGATCCAGCATCTATGCCGCTGGGCCGCTCGTGCTTTAAAGACTTTCATCAGTCTTGCAGGCACAGCCATGTGTCCATCTGACATGTAATCTCTGTCTTGTCCTAAACTGTATGAAAAGACGTCACTTTCAGTGATGCCGTTCTTGTGAAGAGCTTCATTGTTCTTGAATCAGAGTTTTGAGGCGGCTGGACTTCATGGAAAAGACCACTGATCGTCTGATACAAAGATTTGGACACACTGTGGTGAACTTGTTTTCAAAAGATAGGAAATAAACCATGCGTCTGAGTTTATCACATGTGATACAACTCTTGCCACATGTCACTTGGGGTAAGATTTAGCAAATGTAATTCTTCATTGCTTTTTGTGGAAGCCTATAAATATAGCTTCTCTGAATCATTTATCTGGAAGTTCTCTCACTCTCTATCATTCGTTCCCTTGAGTCTTTCCCACGATGAACTTTATACTGTGCACTTCATGTATTTTCCCTTTAGTTTTGTATTGATCTAAATAATTTGTAATGTGAATGGGAGGAGTTTGTCCCTTTTGTGGTTTGCAAAGAAAACAGCACtaatctccttcatgtttttgatACATGAAGTCATTTTAGCTGGCACAAGCTTGCATTGTGAAGAGGCTTATCTGTTTGGCACAGAGCTGAAGGTTAAATGTACGGGTGGGGGAAGTTTTCCTAAGGAGTGGCTGAAACttcttctctgctcttctctgtgATTCTGTTATGATGTACAGTTCGAGTGTAGCTCCACATGTACATAGATACTTCAGTCAAACCGGAGAAAGTGTATCTTTGCCTGCATAACTTATTTTACTGTCTTgcaacaaagagaaaccaaaagaGGGAACTCATAGTGAATGTATCATGTCTGTTGCTCCAACCTCTCTGGGGGATAAAGCACATAACATATAATTTCGACCTCTTGCATAAATGCAGACATTATCGCCCGTGTTTGGTGCAAACAATGGTCAACATAAATTTGAAGCACACCCTTCATTCTCTACTGAACATGTGCTCCCCTATTTATAGGAAGTCAGACAAGATTTTTCTATTTACAACCTGACCATATAAACTGGAATTGGCTAATCATTAGCTGTTATGTTGAACCGTCCTGTTTGCTAGCCTTCCACATTAGCTAAGATGTTAACATGTTAATATTTGgaataaactatttatttgtgtgtatatacacaggGATATTAATTATGAGTTGCATCCAAAGACGGGGTTTAAATGATCAGGAAACTGATGAAAGACATGTTCTCTTAGATGACATATTAACAAAGCTCTAAATTCTTCACATTCCCCAACAACACTTCTGAATCTTATCAAGGTTGGTTGCTCCATTACTGATGCAGAAAGAAACGAGCGACCATGAGAGCTGACAGTactgtttgtgttcatgtaGTTTTAGAGTAAAAAGATTCTATTCCCTGGTGTTTTTCAATCTggcaaataaatgtaataaattgcACCACTACTTCTTGTAACTTATTAATGGTGGTAAAGGCCCAAATTTAGTTATAAAGGTATTTAATCAAGCATCTAAACCAGGGCTGAATCAAAGGCTACTCGACTCTTGTGTTGTCttaaagacgtttcaccactaatgcaagtggcttcttcagttctatgactagtgggaagtttaggtttttattaggaacatgtgtgggtggtgcccaccaGAAACGTACATATCGATCTCACTCTATTAAAGGACACGATTCAAAATTCATTTAATAACAGCTATCTTATTTAACTTAGCAACTATCAAAATGTTCAGGTAAAAGTTGCTCTTAATGAGTCAGAGTACATGGCATTCAAGGTGAATTTGAAAGGCTCAAACCATGCACTTTTTGCTTAAGAAACCCCACAGACAAAGAGTCATTCCTGACTTATAAATGTCAGGCTTCATTTGTCAGACCTGAGGTCATTCAAATGGATGGTAAAAGAACAACAGCATATCCGTGTGTCCTGCCCCGTCTGCGCTGCTGAGCGAGCTTAGCCTGCTGGGACAGCAGCACACATGCCTcccacaaacagaaaacatctgtgacGCCAACACCAATAGCCCTTCTCTTAGTGGAATCCCAGGAGTCATCAGACTGACAGATGAAACATATGTGCTGGAAAATCTCGATTGCCTCATCGCCAACACTGTCGGAGAAAAACAGGTTTCGCTCCATGATTCACTCTTTGTGTGAAGGAGCAATAAGGcgataaaaaacagaaagcagagaGGAGGCCGGTCGGCTTATAAGCACATTTGAGATCTGCAAGCCACCACATCTAATAAAGCACACTTTATACCTTGCTGGGTGTTTCTCTACCACTTAAATGATTATATTAGTGAATCCCAAGTAGCCTGTAGCTGCTGGTATGTACCTGAGGCCACAGACGACTACTGAAATGCCATTACAACTGTAATAATGGagttaataatacattttcattaataaagttgaatctcAGATCCCTGGGCCACTGCTTAAAAGCAGCTCCTAGCTTATTGCAGTATGATACAGGTCTCTGTTGTTGACCTATTAATTAAACACCCCATTGCCctgttcacatgtacatttataaacaacaacatacacTATTAACAGTATTTCTGCTAGTGTAAAAACTCCCAGAGAACCATATTAATAACCAGCGGAAAGTAGTTCCCAGGAATGCACTGTTTACTCCTGTTTGACAAAGATTTGTTACCAGTACCTTAAAAGAATAATACTTaaaaattcaattattttttaataattaaagatgAATGTTTAAAACAAGAGCTGCATGAAGACAGGAATATGGAGACAGGCCAACATACATTCTTGTTGGCTGTGATTGCCATAAACTTTTAAGTGCCATAAATGatcttttgaaatatttttgtccatttttgttcatattttttattttttgtgtgtttggaaaacGATGCACAACACTCACAGAAACTAACGATCCTTCTGCTCGTCCTTAATTTGTCCTCACAGCCTGCACATCTGCTGAATCACCCTGAACTCCCCACAGGCCGCTCTACAACAAAAGTCCTCGAtatcatttcaacatttcaaagcCCTCAATCTCTGTCAGCTGCTTTTAAAGCTGTTCTTAAACCCACATCCAATCTCCACTGTCTTTTACCCCTTGTTTTACTACACCGACGACACCAAAAAATGAACGGAAGTTGAGTCAGGTGATTACaggttgcttttattttctactaaaatacatgtttcaTGCATGTCTCGTCACTTTCCACAACAGTTATACTAATGCAAAAAAACACCTTGAGGGCTTTTGCCTTACATCAACGGGCGGACAGGGATGTGTAAAGTCACTCAGAAGTAcaatattttattctttgtgcAAAGTCCCAGAGGGTTAACAAAgtattttcttatcttttatGCTTTCATTTGCTAACCAACAGCAAAGCCAGTCACACCTGGTCCCAGTGAGCTTGACTGATAATGTTTGAGGGAAAAAATCTTTTCACAAATATGATGTTAAAtgtgctgaaaataaaacataacagtaGTGATATATTGCTTTTGAAAATCAATGTTataaagaaacatttctgtACAGTACAGTAGTAGAAGTTAGCTTGTAGTAAGTATTTCTCTCAATTAAACCGTcagcttttattaaaacacacaggTTCAGTTCGGCGGGTCTCTTTGCTGCTTagctggatttaaaaagtaaacatttccTCTCTGGTTTTGTTGCCAACTTCATGGCACCCGCTGACCTACAGAAAAGGCTGTGCACTTTAAACAGAGGCATAGAAGGCATATGTGAATCATAGTACACTAGATGTTAAGGAGAGGCTGAGCATGGAGGAGTCTACTTTACAAGGCCTGCTATGATCtttgtatgaaaataaaaagaggtaGGAAAATTCTCTCCACTGCTCAGGGCGTACAGAGTTTAATAAGATGTAGAAATGGCCGTGAAGTACTTTGAAAACATGCTACACACAAagcctgtttttaaaaatgacagtcCAGCACGGCATGCTTAAACACCAACCACCCAACCTATTAAAAACAGTCTCTTTCCGAGTAGCTTGTtgcatattaataatattaagaGCTGAATCACTTCCTCATGTAAACAAGGAGACAACAAATCACACACGACTCATGCATGCATTATCATCCCCAGAATGTAGAACAacagcagacacagacagatgttaCTGCACAGCATATTTAGTGGCTTTTGcttggatctttttttttaggttgcgGGAGAATGTGTATAGCTTTGTTAATACAGAAATATAACACGACTCAGCgcattttcttgtctttcttacTGCCCGTCTGCATGACATCATTGAGGGAGAAGGACATGAATGCAATCTGTTCAAGTTCACTCTCTTTCCCGCACTCCATCAGGCACGAAAACTGATCCCTGTCCCCGTTGTAGGCCAGGTCAGAGTAGCCGCTGGGTCCTCTGTGGATGATCTTGGGCCTGTCCCATCCTGATGAGTGAAGCGGAGATCGGTTCAAGTACACGCCCATGTCCTTCCTGCTGGACTTGTTAGTTGGATGCATGAAGAGGAGccaggtttgtgtgtctggagACAGGAGAGATGTGCCACAAGCTTTGCTCTCGGCATCATCATTTGGGACAAATTCAGGGGCAGGAAAGCCAATGACGCTGCCTTGACAGCCGTAGCATTGTTCAACCAGCTCCCTAGCAATGTGTGGTTTGTCAAAGTAGACGCCACTGTTTTCACTCAGGGCCTCACATCTGTGGCCCCCAGAGTTGCGAGCATTGCAGTAAAGATGACTCCTACCCTCGTGGTCTATGATCTCTGccatttcacattcacatgatTTCTTTTGAAGCATCTTCCCTACATGCCATGTCTGTCCAAAGTCATCACTATACACTGACAGAGCGTGTGGATGGACAGTAAAAGGAATGGGGAAGGAGCAGCATCTGTAAGGGATGTAATAGGCGTACGCAGGGATGATCAGTCTGCCGTTTTCTAGCTGAACACCGTGGCCTGGACCCACAGCGAATGTGGCCCACTTGTGGTAAGTGTCACCAATCACGCTCTCTGTTAAGTCTGTGGCTTGACTCCAAGTTTGCCCATCATCGTTGCTGCTAACACAGCAAAGACGTGTCTTATTCTTACCTGTGAGGATCTGATTATTCTCTGTAGTGGTTCCCCAgatgcagatgaaaaacaaaaacagtgttttgttgtttttttcatacacTGGGCAAGGATTCATTGTGCGATAGCCTGCCAGACATGCTGTTGAGAGATCCTGACTGGATGACcactggaaaaacaacacattgaAAAAGATGAGGACAGATTATGTTGACACTAACCAGTATTAAATCAACAGCTGAACTTCTGATTAGTGAGTGGGAGTAATAACCTGAACAGATCCGTCGTCTTTTAGCGTTCCTCTTCTCATAACGAGAATTTTGGCATCATGGTCACGGAACGAGGATCTTTTCTCTGCAAAGGCAAGGAAGGTGTGACTCTGCCTCAGGTAGATCAGAGCAGGAATTCTGTATGTTATTCCGCTTAACTCCCTTtcaaataaagttgttttgactGGTTCTTCTCCGCTGCCACTCTTTGACGCCTTGTTCCCCATGGTGGATCAGAGTTCCTGTGTGTAGAAAATATTCCATATGTAGCTTAAGCTTATATCATATTGTTGTTATAAcatttgaaaacacacatacagttaaTAACTTCACactccagcagctcctcgtAGACACAGACGAATGCATTGTTACAAACAACGTATGTTTGACACAGCTCTTACCTTCACTCGTCACTCATTGCATGTATCACTCTTAATCCCTGTCTGCACGGCATTACATTGTCTGATTGAAGGCTAAACCTGAGACCTCGGATTTCACGACGCTGATACTAGGgttcatcataaaaaaaaagaaacgaagaCGGAGCTAGAGCGAGAGACGCAATTGTATTTACTTCCGTGTTCGCTTTTTGGCTATAACTTACTCACGCATGGCGTTTAAATAGCTTTATCAGGTGGAGCACAAAATGCCCCCGTTAGTTAcatattttcccattttattgCGACAACACAATGCTTATATGACAGGCTGCCACTAAGAGTCTCAAAAACAAACCCTACCGCAGTGATGGCTCACGAGTGCGCACTGTGGACAAGAAGCTAGCGACCTAAACCGTTTAAAGGAAGAAGAGCCAGGCGTGACTTTGTTAGAAATTATTAGCCAAATTCCGTGTAACATAATGCACCGTTTAACTCCAATCacacatgtcaaatattttcttaataCTTTACGTTGTTTCGGCTGTGTACTATCTCGTCATTCAAATGTATCTTTGACCAGCCGGGTTACCCGCTCTCTTCCGCCTTCAGTGTGCCCATAAAACTCGTTACCGCCCCCCGCTGGACGGAAGAGCAGCGCTCGTTTTACACTGTTGCTAGGATACAGAGAAATACACTGCAGCTCAGCATTATATGTAAAGTAAGCGGCTGTGTCAGTTCAGTTTGTGTAAAGGAACGTTTATAACAACTTTTAACTTCTAAGTGCGTTTCTTCTTACCACATTTCGCATTATTGGATGGACTGAATGGATTACAAACAGGATGAATTCAGCTTCCTATAAGTTTGATGATGGACAGAGTTTTCC from Mugil cephalus isolate CIBA_MC_2020 chromosome 15, CIBA_Mcephalus_1.1, whole genome shotgun sequence encodes:
- the neu3.1 gene encoding sialidase-3.1; the protein is MGNKASKSGSGEEPVKTTLFERELSGITYRIPALIYLRQSHTFLAFAEKRSSFRDHDAKILVMRRGTLKDDGSVQWSSSQDLSTACLAGYRTMNPCPVYEKNNKTLFLFFICIWGTTTENNQILTGKNKTRLCCVSSNDDGQTWSQATDLTESVIGDTYHKWATFAVGPGHGVQLENGRLIIPAYAYYIPYRCCSFPIPFTVHPHALSVYSDDFGQTWHVGKMLQKKSCECEMAEIIDHEGRSHLYCNARNSGGHRCEALSENSGVYFDKPHIARELVEQCYGCQGSVIGFPAPEFVPNDDAESKACGTSLLSPDTQTWLLFMHPTNKSSRKDMGVYLNRSPLHSSGWDRPKIIHRGPSGYSDLAYNGDRDQFSCLMECGKESELEQIAFMSFSLNDVMQTGSKKDKKMR
- the LOC125020963 gene encoding voltage-gated potassium channel subunit beta-2-like isoform X1, encoding MQVSFACTEHNLKSRSEDRLCGLRTAPPPGGSSGGVGGGGGGGGGGGGGSGGGGGGEGGGRGGSGQGSNGNYPSQGSVKTREGPRHTPQGHAHMKEAIGRHTSMKYRNLGKSGLRVSCLGLGTWVTFGSQISDEMAENLMTIAYENGVNLFDTAEVYASGRAEITLGNIIKKKGWRRSSFVITTKIYWGGQAETERGLSRKHIIEGLRGSLSRLQLDYVDLVFANRNDVNSPMEEIVRAMTFVINQGMAMYWGTSRWSAMEIMEAYSVARQFNLIPPVCEQAEYHYFQRDKVEVQLPELYHKIGVGAMTWSPLACGLITGKYSDGVPECSRAAMKGYQWLKERVNSEEGRRQLAKIKELHLLADRLGCTAAQLAIAWCLRSEGVSSVLLGVSNTDQLLENLGALRILSQMNPQTITEIDALLGNKPHSKKESRA
- the LOC125020963 gene encoding voltage-gated potassium channel subunit beta-2-like isoform X2 encodes the protein MFASRGGTGGGKGGKYSVEDLYGISKKPKASSSSGSIVAKSGTRSNKPSDQKTESEALASQILEAAHRLVERRRLELYLRECGLSLAECQAERSAMTYRNLGKSGLRVSCLGLGTWVTFGSQISDEMAENLMTIAYENGVNLFDTAEVYASGRAEITLGNIIKKKGWRRSSFVITTKIYWGGQAETERGLSRKHIIEGLRGSLSRLQLDYVDLVFANRNDVNSPMEEIVRAMTFVINQGMAMYWGTSRWSAMEIMEAYSVARQFNLIPPVCEQAEYHYFQRDKVEVQLPELYHKIGVGAMTWSPLACGLITGKYSDGVPECSRAAMKGYQWLKERVNSEEGRRQLAKIKELHLLADRLGCTAAQLAIAWCLRSEGVSSVLLGVSNTDQLLENLGALRILSQMNPQTITEIDALLGNKPHSKKESRA